From a single Candidatus Schekmanbacteria bacterium genomic region:
- a CDS encoding XTP/dITP diphosphatase, which produces MEKINKLLIATKNEGKLREIKALLKDLSIEVLSLKDMPDFALPEEGNDYFKNACHKAEAVSSAFNLPAIADDSGLEVDFLDGCPGPLSARFGGEEISDTDRNKLLLRQLQGIPQAKRTAKFRCMIALSIPGKKTMTIEATCEGVIAQEIRGDNGFGYDPVFYIPELDKTFAEIDKDVKNRISHRGKALREMKELLKKIFDFKD; this is translated from the coding sequence ATGGAAAAAATCAACAAACTTCTGATAGCCACAAAAAATGAAGGAAAGTTAAGGGAGATAAAGGCCCTTCTTAAAGACCTTTCTATTGAAGTTTTATCTCTCAAGGATATGCCAGATTTTGCTCTTCCTGAAGAAGGAAATGATTACTTTAAAAACGCCTGTCATAAAGCGGAAGCGGTATCATCTGCATTTAACCTGCCTGCCATTGCAGATGACTCAGGCCTTGAGGTGGACTTTTTAGACGGATGCCCCGGGCCTCTGTCTGCCAGATTCGGCGGAGAAGAAATCTCAGATACTGACAGGAATAAACTTCTTCTCCGGCAACTTCAAGGTATACCGCAGGCAAAACGCACAGCAAAGTTCAGATGCATGATTGCTCTTTCCATCCCAGGTAAGAAAACAATGACAATTGAAGCAACATGCGAAGGAGTGATAGCTCAAGAAATCAGAGGAGATAACGGCTTTGGCTATGACCCTGTTTTTTACATCCCTGAACTGGATAAAACTTTTGCAGAGATTGACAAGGATGTTAAAAACCGCATAAGCCACCGCGGAAAAGCCCTGCGCGAGATGAAAGAATTACTGAAAAAGATATTTGATTTTAAAGATTAA
- the moeB gene encoding molybdopterin-synthase adenylyltransferase MoeB: MYNYSEEELERYSRQIILPEIGGKGQEKLLSSKVLIVGTGGLGSSCALYLAASGIGTIGIVDCDKVDLSNLQRQIIHSMDTLGKEKVYSASGRLSAINPGIKIETYNTRVTSINILEIMDGYDVVVDGSDNFPTKFLINDACVMKGKPLSMAGILRFMGQVFTIIPGKTPCYRCIFEHPPEPGMVPTCREAGVIGAIAGLVGIIQGTEVIKLLLGLGSTINGIMIIDTLSMTLRNIEIGRKKDCLVCGDSPVIKELIDYPLTCEAKKES; this comes from the coding sequence ATGTATAATTACTCTGAAGAAGAACTTGAAAGGTACAGCCGGCAGATAATCCTTCCTGAAATAGGTGGCAAGGGACAGGAGAAACTTCTGTCATCAAAGGTGCTTATCGTCGGCACGGGGGGACTCGGTTCATCCTGCGCGCTATATCTTGCAGCGAGCGGCATAGGAACCATTGGGATAGTTGACTGCGACAAGGTTGACCTCAGTAACCTGCAAAGGCAGATAATCCACAGCATGGATACACTGGGTAAGGAGAAGGTCTATTCTGCCTCTGGAAGACTTTCTGCAATAAATCCCGGTATAAAAATAGAGACATACAATACAAGGGTAACTTCAATAAATATTCTGGAAATAATGGATGGGTATGATGTTGTCGTTGACGGCAGTGATAATTTCCCTACAAAATTTTTAATCAATGATGCCTGTGTGATGAAGGGAAAACCACTCAGCATGGCTGGTATTCTTCGTTTCATGGGACAGGTATTCACAATAATACCGGGAAAGACGCCATGTTACCGGTGCATATTTGAGCATCCGCCTGAACCTGGTATGGTGCCTACATGCCGTGAAGCGGGAGTCATTGGCGCAATAGCCGGGCTTGTAGGTATAATACAGGGGACAGAGGTTATAAAACTTCTCCTGGGTCTTGGTTCTACAATCAATGGCATAATGATAATTGATACTTTGTCCATGACTCTCAGGAATATAGAAATCGGGAGAAAGAAAGATTGTCTGGTCTGCGGTGATTCGCCGGTCATAAAAGAACTTATAGATTACCCTCTTACGTGTGAAGCGAAAAAAGAGAGTTGA
- a CDS encoding DUF3467 domain-containing protein: MKDDKGGGQKQIQLNIRCDEETSKGLYSNLAKISHTFDEFSLDFIYVNPDPPFGRLQSRIILSPSHAKRVLEALTQQVEKYERSFGEIKLPPATPDNFGYVQ; encoded by the coding sequence ATGAAAGATGATAAGGGCGGAGGACAAAAGCAGATTCAGCTTAATATCAGATGTGATGAGGAAACATCCAAGGGGCTCTATTCTAACCTTGCAAAGATATCTCACACTTTCGATGAATTCTCTCTGGATTTTATTTATGTGAATCCTGATCCTCCTTTTGGCAGACTTCAGTCAAGGATAATCCTTTCACCGTCTCATGCAAAAAGAGTTCTCGAGGCTTTGACCCAGCAGGTCGAGAAATATGAAAGGAGCTTCGGGGAGATTAAACTGCCTCCCGCCACACCGGATAATTTTGGTTATGTCCAGTGA
- a CDS encoding FecR domain-containing protein has protein sequence MKTKIKITTYQIVILLLITVFNGVYFAAAADAPASPVAPVIVGTAISVQGTVTVKHIGKEQPDTLKARSRVYEKDVIETSAGSKAKILFQDESLMNISENSRVEVVEQTKDAQTKTNKSVYQLVTGKIRVLAGKISGEKSEYEVKTPTALAAVRGTQFFVWVETPKISKVFVVEGEVEVENIEIPGVKVSVSENFWTLVEAGAAPLQPSPVSLEDLNKLFRDTNISADNTISQRARSAFRGAGGEAEGGETAGTGEQGGGGTEGQVDIVGTGTGDTDSTSGTDLPPNDTTPPSDTNGGGTTGDTGVTNTPGGEGTGGTDVTNDVLKNTLTTPGEGSTGGQSGPIIPPQDDNKGKIIIKF, from the coding sequence ATGAAAACGAAAATAAAAATAACAACATATCAAATTGTCATACTATTACTGATCACGGTGTTTAACGGTGTGTATTTTGCTGCCGCTGCGGATGCGCCTGCATCACCTGTTGCCCCTGTAATAGTTGGAACAGCGATTTCCGTACAGGGGACTGTCACAGTAAAGCATATTGGTAAGGAACAGCCTGATACCCTGAAAGCGAGAAGCAGGGTCTATGAGAAAGATGTTATCGAGACAAGCGCAGGCTCCAAGGCAAAGATACTCTTTCAGGATGAAAGTCTGATGAACATATCAGAGAATTCCCGCGTCGAGGTGGTAGAGCAGACAAAGGATGCACAAACTAAGACAAACAAATCCGTATATCAGCTTGTCACCGGAAAGATAAGGGTTCTTGCAGGAAAGATAAGCGGTGAGAAATCAGAATATGAGGTAAAGACTCCGACAGCACTTGCAGCTGTCCGCGGAACACAGTTTTTCGTGTGGGTTGAGACTCCGAAAATATCTAAGGTGTTTGTAGTAGAGGGGGAAGTTGAAGTTGAAAACATAGAGATCCCGGGCGTGAAAGTTTCTGTTTCAGAGAATTTCTGGACCCTTGTCGAAGCAGGTGCAGCGCCATTGCAGCCGTCTCCGGTAAGCCTTGAAGATTTAAACAAACTATTCAGAGATACAAACATTTCAGCAGACAATACGATAAGCCAGCGCGCAAGGAGTGCTTTCAGGGGAGCAGGGGGCGAAGCTGAAGGCGGCGAAACAGCAGGAACAGGAGAGCAGGGAGGGGGAGGGACAGAAGGTCAGGTTGACATAGTTGGTACAGGAACCGGAGATACTGATTCTACTTCGGGAACTGATTTGCCACCTAACGATACAACACCGCCATCAGATACAAATGGAGGAGGAACAACGGGAGACACAGGCGTTACAAATACTCCGGGTGGAGAAGGCACCGGTGGGACTGATGTTACGAATGATGTGTTGAAAAACACCCTCACGACTCCAGGTGAAGGGAGCACAGGCGGGCAATCAGGGCCGATCATACCGCCGCAGGACGATAACAAGGGAAAAATAATTATAAAATTTTAA
- a CDS encoding carboxypeptidase regulatory-like domain-containing protein: MVRHNKISDLIFTVCAVFFLLVLSGSAFYHAAAENRKDGPRVLVTPGDSSIGAGKSRHFSLKSAESSVNVNKISKNGKWTVNGIEGGKKSLGKINKKGVYKAPKKNTGVEKVTIGFNGSSDSNVTVIPAIIKLKDNKPGNGRLNLRVKWKKNGSSKAQEKAPAEIKSVKGIATKEDDPDKGKEFSSNPAIVNLSESRELAFNVPIGSYTVFLQAFDEENGKGNVIYEGTRTGVEAVETGAGQPEPKPITIFLIEKDTTPSIDISPVTATVHISGTLQFSSLVGGVVTDTGNPVRWLICPDSYSKLNDFLESSEMIQSKYMKKWKKLYGSIDDNGLYSASGMSSKKFNVIGLLKSSVDDGVSGNIYDTALVTVIPQISVSVLPNSAYVSLGETKQFTAEVSNVISNSTVAWSVIGGNSNGTIDSSGLYTAPSEMPANSSVMVRATSEEDNSVYGEATVTLESPSYTISLVAPDIPNGSIYNLLAISTTTAVSEVTAAVAADTYEAVFIPQISEGWDPVTGTILNVKGNILIADIPDGLPFGECNVTLKNKLNSGSSNTLKITILPPFDQTLAVTGIGEDSGYYSSGICTDKLYDSNGDFYVSLGAYGDGSTTMGKIIKINPSGEQSLVTDNVGYVRGIDMDSNGDIFAGETYYDLDTTTYYDRLIRVPSGSDTPLRDFTSTDFLYDMYGVAVGPDGNIYATNDVSNESIYQYPPSGGEGTIYTTPGDETIGLAFNSEGYLFMAEDDDSRIFRAPPGGGESETFIDSSFYASSLEIDYQDNILIGTYGNYVVIYDRAGNNLGDWFKLNLDEIIGVKTDLNNNLYILDINNKAFRFTAPQLPDFKPTIGGFEIKDVYYDGNVYATIAINAYYIPCECTWTANIDGTEYELSQVADNTLQGTVPLSILLKSGKISVYIFSGDNSSNTINFPIPKEIFILPDKVFLNPGETNSFTAYYTGTDSGAVNWSVEGGAGLGSIDSTGLYTAPLSIPSVGKITVTATSVSEPSISGTAEVIMANIYGTVTDNQTQEPVEGAGVVISGTLYSLEPFTYTTNTDISGNYTAVVPPGEFSVEISKMDYQDYFDSAFIGSSTDSVQINVELSSDASTVPVGSVSGKVLTSVGEPIDGAVVTIDGGTQTNGVFAATSSGSDGFYEIKSIPINGTDGNPIAGFTVSAIKDGFDKYSSTGIQLITNTNTANVDLYLTVSSGETVYFSDDFETDKGWNVSNDVITDTVRWQRIQNPEVITNTAYPLYVTLPPDDISGGALPSPHSSEWCLWFGDPAYGNFMGTPSSLNTSKNGGTSEITHLGSITSSSTSLINIPSNAISPKLRFWAWWEVEGENPNGFDVMDIYILSSEVETQILSLNPLVDPVVQDRIDKPYTSAGFFRVPIWVPYEIDLSPSYIGQNIQIIFRFNTADESYNGFRGWLIDDVKVVDTGIE; this comes from the coding sequence ATGGTCAGGCATAATAAAATTTCAGATTTAATATTTACGGTATGCGCTGTTTTCTTTTTACTGGTTCTTTCAGGTTCTGCCTTTTACCATGCTGCTGCGGAGAACAGGAAGGATGGTCCACGTGTTTTAGTCACACCTGGTGATTCTTCAATCGGTGCAGGAAAAAGCAGGCATTTCTCTCTTAAATCTGCTGAGAGCAGTGTAAATGTAAATAAAATTTCGAAAAATGGAAAGTGGACTGTAAACGGCATTGAAGGGGGTAAGAAATCACTCGGGAAAATAAATAAAAAAGGTGTTTATAAAGCTCCTAAAAAAAATACAGGCGTAGAGAAAGTAACAATAGGATTTAACGGAAGTTCAGATAGCAATGTCACAGTTATTCCTGCAATCATAAAGCTTAAAGATAATAAACCAGGAAATGGAAGGCTTAACCTCAGGGTAAAGTGGAAAAAGAACGGCAGTAGTAAGGCTCAGGAGAAGGCACCTGCTGAGATAAAATCAGTAAAAGGAATAGCAACAAAAGAAGATGATCCTGACAAAGGGAAAGAATTTTCATCAAATCCAGCGATTGTAAACTTAAGCGAATCAAGAGAGCTTGCATTTAATGTACCAATTGGCTCTTACACGGTTTTTCTACAGGCTTTTGATGAAGAAAACGGTAAAGGTAACGTGATTTACGAAGGCACAAGGACCGGTGTTGAAGCAGTTGAAACAGGAGCGGGACAACCTGAGCCTAAACCTATAACGATATTCCTCATTGAAAAGGATACTACTCCTTCTATTGATATAAGTCCGGTGACAGCGACAGTGCATATTTCCGGCACGCTGCAGTTTTCTTCTCTTGTTGGCGGCGTTGTAACTGACACAGGAAATCCTGTCCGCTGGCTGATATGTCCTGACTCCTACTCAAAACTGAATGATTTTTTAGAATCCAGTGAAATGATCCAGTCAAAATACATGAAAAAATGGAAAAAACTTTATGGCTCTATAGATGACAATGGTCTTTATAGTGCATCAGGCATGTCTTCCAAGAAATTTAATGTGATTGGTCTTTTAAAGTCTTCCGTAGATGACGGGGTTTCGGGTAATATATATGATACTGCACTTGTGACAGTAATTCCCCAGATTTCAGTAAGTGTTTTACCTAATTCTGCTTATGTAAGTCTTGGTGAAACAAAACAATTCACAGCAGAAGTTAGCAATGTGATAAGCAACAGCACAGTTGCCTGGTCTGTTATTGGAGGAAACTCAAACGGAACGATAGATTCCAGCGGGCTTTATACTGCGCCGTCAGAAATGCCGGCAAACAGCAGCGTAATGGTCAGGGCAACGAGTGAAGAAGATAACAGTGTTTACGGAGAAGCAACTGTTACGCTGGAATCTCCGAGCTATACGATATCACTTGTTGCTCCTGATATACCTAATGGTTCAATCTATAATCTGCTTGCAATATCAACGACTACTGCTGTTTCAGAAGTTACGGCTGCCGTTGCAGCAGACACCTATGAAGCTGTTTTTATCCCACAGATATCAGAAGGGTGGGACCCGGTTACTGGAACAATATTAAATGTGAAAGGGAATATTTTAATCGCAGATATTCCTGACGGACTGCCTTTTGGTGAATGCAATGTAACTCTTAAAAACAAGTTGAACAGCGGAAGCTCCAACACTCTGAAGATAACAATATTGCCTCCTTTTGATCAAACGCTTGCTGTTACTGGAATCGGTGAAGATTCAGGTTATTATTCTTCTGGAATCTGCACAGATAAACTTTACGACAGCAACGGTGATTTTTATGTTTCATTAGGTGCTTATGGAGATGGCAGTACAACAATGGGAAAAATAATAAAAATAAACCCATCGGGAGAGCAGTCTCTTGTTACTGACAATGTCGGTTATGTTAGAGGGATTGACATGGACAGCAACGGAGATATTTTTGCAGGCGAAACATATTATGATTTAGATACAACTACATACTATGACAGACTCATACGTGTACCGTCAGGTTCAGATACGCCTCTCAGGGATTTTACTTCAACAGATTTCTTATATGATATGTATGGAGTTGCCGTAGGACCTGATGGTAATATTTATGCGACAAATGATGTGTCAAACGAATCTATTTACCAATATCCTCCTTCAGGCGGTGAGGGGACAATATATACCACGCCAGGAGACGAAACAATTGGACTCGCTTTTAACAGCGAAGGCTATCTGTTCATGGCTGAGGATGATGATTCCAGGATTTTCAGGGCACCTCCGGGCGGTGGAGAAAGCGAAACTTTCATAGACTCCAGTTTTTATGCAAGCAGTCTGGAAATAGATTATCAGGATAATATATTGATAGGAACCTATGGTAACTATGTTGTGATCTATGATAGGGCGGGTAATAATCTCGGCGATTGGTTTAAATTAAACTTAGATGAAATTATAGGTGTAAAGACAGACCTTAACAATAATCTTTATATCCTTGACATAAATAATAAAGCCTTCAGATTTACGGCTCCTCAGCTTCCGGATTTTAAGCCCACCATAGGAGGATTTGAAATTAAGGATGTGTACTATGACGGCAATGTTTATGCGACTATTGCAATAAATGCATACTATATACCCTGTGAATGCACATGGACTGCAAATATTGACGGGACAGAATACGAATTGTCACAAGTGGCTGACAATACACTTCAGGGCACAGTACCTTTAAGCATTCTTCTTAAATCAGGGAAGATATCTGTTTACATCTTTAGCGGTGACAACTCATCAAATACTATAAACTTCCCAATACCCAAAGAGATTTTCATACTGCCGGATAAAGTCTTTTTGAATCCCGGGGAAACTAATTCTTTTACCGCTTATTATACAGGCACAGACAGCGGGGCTGTAAACTGGAGTGTTGAGGGAGGTGCCGGCTTAGGTTCAATAGATTCAACCGGACTTTATACAGCACCATTAAGTATTCCTTCAGTTGGCAAGATAACTGTAACTGCAACATCTGTGTCAGAGCCGTCAATCTCAGGTACTGCTGAGGTTATTATGGCTAATATTTATGGCACTGTAACTGATAACCAGACGCAGGAACCGGTCGAAGGTGCAGGGGTTGTTATAAGCGGCACATTGTATAGCTTGGAGCCGTTTACATATACGACTAATACTGATATATCGGGGAATTATACAGCAGTAGTCCCTCCAGGTGAGTTTAGTGTTGAGATAAGCAAAATGGATTATCAGGATTATTTTGATTCGGCTTTTATAGGTTCCTCGACAGATTCTGTGCAGATTAATGTCGAGCTTTCATCTGATGCATCAACGGTTCCTGTCGGAAGCGTTTCAGGAAAAGTCTTAACATCTGTAGGCGAGCCAATCGATGGGGCAGTTGTGACAATAGACGGAGGAACTCAGACAAACGGTGTGTTTGCAGCCACCAGTTCAGGCTCTGATGGCTTCTATGAAATAAAGTCAATTCCAATAAATGGCACAGATGGAAATCCGATTGCAGGGTTTACTGTGTCAGCAATAAAGGATGGCTTTGACAAGTATTCATCTACAGGTATCCAGCTTATTACAAACACCAATACAGCCAATGTTGATTTATACCTTACGGTATCTTCAGGCGAAACTGTTTATTTCAGCGATGATTTTGAGACTGATAAAGGATGGAACGTCAGCAATGATGTAATTACAGATACAGTTCGGTGGCAAAGGATTCAAAACCCGGAGGTAATTACAAATACCGCCTATCCATTATATGTAACACTTCCGCCCGACGATATCTCAGGAGGGGCTTTGCCGTCACCGCACTCGAGTGAGTGGTGCCTGTGGTTTGGCGACCCGGCTTATGGCAATTTTATGGGAACACCTTCTTCTTTAAACACATCAAAGAACGGCGGGACTTCAGAGATAACTCATTTAGGTTCTATTACCTCTTCTTCAACATCACTTATAAATATTCCATCTAATGCGATATCTCCAAAGCTTAGATTCTGGGCATGGTGGGAGGTTGAAGGGGAAAATCCTAATGGATTTGATGTGATGGATATTTATATTCTTAGCAGCGAAGTTGAAACACAGATTCTCAGTCTTAACCCGCTTGTAGACCCGGTTGTTCAAGACAGAATTGACAAACCATATACTTCTGCAGGTTTTTTCAGGGTTCCAATTTGGGTGCCTTATGAGATAGATCTCTCTCCCTCCTATATAGGACAAAACATACAGATTATTTTCAGGTTCAACACAGCTGATGAATCATATAACGGCTTCAGGGGATGGCTGATTGATGATGTGAAGGTTGTTGATACAGGGATAGAATAA
- a CDS encoding P1 family peptidase yields MHGVSIGHYSDFKGITGCTVFLFKDGASCSASITGGAAGTKEFSPLSPSHIVEKINAICIAGGSAYGLDASSGVMRYLEEKKKGFPAGKSLVPIVPSAILFDLHVGDQSARPDAEAGYIACRNANEGEAQTGSIGAGTGATVGKLFGISRAMKGGVGFSRKKICGDVNVETYVFVNAFGDVLASDRRAILAGCLDKNKKGFVRTSDIMLKKDIGTGFTSNTTIAVILTDAHLNKVECRIVSSLAHNGMARAIDPVGTVYDGDVIFTASVGEKKVDVNVAGIAAAEVLEDAIRDAVIKSKSLGGVSAACDIEWNKTNLNL; encoded by the coding sequence ATGCATGGCGTCAGCATAGGGCATTACAGCGATTTTAAAGGGATTACAGGATGCACGGTTTTTCTTTTTAAAGATGGTGCATCCTGCTCTGCAAGTATAACAGGCGGTGCCGCAGGCACAAAAGAGTTCTCGCCACTTTCACCTTCCCATATCGTAGAAAAGATAAATGCCATCTGCATTGCCGGCGGGAGCGCTTACGGGCTGGATGCCTCCTCAGGTGTTATGCGGTATCTCGAAGAGAAAAAAAAAGGATTTCCTGCCGGAAAGTCATTGGTTCCAATAGTTCCTTCAGCGATTCTTTTTGATCTCCATGTCGGAGACCAGTCTGCAAGGCCTGATGCAGAGGCAGGTTACATTGCTTGCCGGAATGCGAATGAAGGTGAAGCTCAAACTGGAAGTATCGGTGCTGGCACAGGGGCAACGGTTGGTAAGCTTTTCGGGATTTCCAGAGCAATGAAAGGTGGAGTTGGTTTTTCAAGAAAAAAAATATGCGGTGATGTTAATGTAGAGACATATGTTTTTGTAAATGCCTTTGGTGATGTTTTGGCTTCCGACCGCAGAGCAATCCTTGCCGGATGTCTTGATAAAAATAAAAAAGGTTTTGTGCGTACGTCGGATATAATGTTGAAAAAAGATATCGGGACCGGATTTACATCAAACACAACTATTGCAGTAATACTGACTGATGCGCATCTTAACAAGGTTGAATGCAGGATTGTATCGAGCCTTGCTCATAACGGGATGGCAAGGGCTATTGATCCGGTTGGAACGGTGTATGATGGTGACGTGATTTTCACTGCCTCTGTCGGAGAAAAAAAGGTTGACGTCAATGTCGCCGGCATTGCAGCGGCTGAAGTTTTAGAGGATGCCATAAGGGATGCTGTCATTAAATCTAAGAGTCTTGGAGGAGTTTCGGCGGCATGTGACATTGAGTGGAATAAGACAAATCTTAATCTTTAA
- a CDS encoding tetratricopeptide repeat protein, whose translation MMLWHKVHKAMRSELFCFCLMLLTGILILPSLSFAANESEIEFSKGLLAFDESDFAKAAIHIEKGLEGDPKNMDMLVKLGETYIALKEYEEAADALKKALAISPEKPEILYHLGVAHLNLGEYKEASEELEAAGKALPDNGKIVYYKGVIQFRQENFKEAIPTFEKSIELDKSLEMSSKYYIGASYFKLQKYVDSKPYFQFVIDKSPGTKLAETSAKFIDAADEREKAKKPWSLFGNVSWEYDNNVTLQPSDSISGVKISGKGDWRGVFYLGGEYKVVNTDEFQVSGRYSFYQSIYRQLRHYNITGNQVAANFSYKPVQPLRLNLLYSFNHYDLEWTRYLDSHSIIPGFTFTFSKNSIIQGYFRYQNKDYLQDQGNISFNRDAQNFAWGLSQYLFFMDNNGYINLSYSMDKDNARGSDWDYNGNTIGASFLVPLPYKMKGEGSFQYERKIYEHINSIFNQRRRDKEYDWSVGLIKELNKNFSVSVKFNKIRDDSSLELYDYDREITSFNFTARF comes from the coding sequence ATGATGTTATGGCATAAGGTGCATAAAGCAATGCGGTCTGAATTGTTTTGTTTTTGTTTGATGTTATTAACCGGAATCCTGATCCTTCCAAGCCTGTCATTCGCTGCTAATGAATCTGAAATTGAATTCTCAAAGGGTCTGCTTGCATTTGATGAGAGCGATTTTGCAAAAGCGGCAATTCATATTGAAAAGGGGCTTGAAGGGGATCCGAAGAATATGGACATGCTGGTAAAGCTTGGCGAGACTTATATTGCGCTTAAAGAATATGAAGAAGCTGCTGATGCGTTGAAAAAAGCCCTTGCCATTTCACCGGAAAAGCCTGAGATCCTTTATCATCTTGGTGTTGCTCATTTAAACCTCGGCGAGTACAAAGAAGCTTCAGAGGAACTGGAAGCGGCAGGAAAGGCACTCCCTGATAACGGGAAAATAGTTTATTATAAAGGCGTAATACAGTTCAGGCAGGAGAATTTCAAAGAAGCGATACCAACATTTGAGAAATCAATCGAGCTTGATAAATCGCTGGAAATGTCTTCGAAGTATTATATTGGAGCTTCTTATTTCAAACTTCAGAAGTATGTTGATTCAAAGCCATATTTTCAGTTTGTCATCGATAAAAGTCCGGGCACAAAGCTTGCCGAGACTTCAGCCAAATTTATCGATGCCGCAGATGAAAGAGAAAAGGCGAAGAAGCCCTGGTCTCTCTTTGGAAATGTAAGCTGGGAATATGATAACAATGTTACCCTCCAGCCATCGGATTCTATATCAGGAGTGAAGATATCTGGGAAGGGGGATTGGAGAGGTGTCTTCTACCTTGGGGGCGAATATAAGGTAGTTAATACTGATGAATTTCAGGTGTCAGGACGTTATTCATTCTATCAGTCTATTTACAGGCAGTTGCGTCATTATAACATAACCGGCAACCAGGTTGCGGCAAACTTCTCATATAAACCCGTACAACCTTTAAGGCTCAACCTTCTTTACAGCTTTAATCACTATGACCTTGAATGGACAAGATACCTTGATTCGCACTCTATTATTCCGGGATTCACTTTTACTTTTTCAAAGAATTCCATTATCCAGGGTTATTTCAGATATCAGAACAAGGATTATTTACAAGATCAGGGGAATATCTCATTCAACCGCGATGCCCAGAATTTTGCATGGGGTTTGTCTCAATATCTCTTTTTCATGGATAACAATGGTTATATAAACCTCTCGTATTCAATGGATAAGGACAATGCGCGCGGAAGCGACTGGGATTACAATGGTAACACTATCGGCGCATCATTCCTCGTACCTCTCCCATATAAAATGAAAGGTGAAGGAAGTTTTCAATACGAGAGAAAGATCTATGAACACATAAACTCGATATTTAATCAGAGAAGGCGTGACAAAGAATATGACTGGTCAGTGGGTCTTATAAAGGAATTGAATAAGAATTTCAGCGTATCAGTAAAATTCAACAAAATACGGGATGACTCTTCGCTGGAGCTCTATGACTATGACAGGGAAATAACTTCTTTTAATTTCACTGCACGCTTTTAA
- a CDS encoding ABC transporter ATP-binding protein, which translates to MILFENVTKKYGDTYAIKGLSFEVEKGEVFGFIGPNGAGKTTTIKIMAGIARPTFGKVLVSGNDISVDPVAVKKNIGLIPEHPYIYEKLTGREVLWFVGKMFGMDNREIKLRCDEILSYFNLSTKADDVVGNYSHGMKQKLVIASSLIHSPELLIIDEPMVGLDPKSARQIKNIIRTMADGGGTVFMSTHTLELAESICDRIAVINRGEIIATGTMNELQELSGSTGERLEEIYLTLTEESSDDKIES; encoded by the coding sequence TTGATACTTTTTGAAAATGTAACAAAAAAATATGGCGACACCTACGCGATTAAAGGGCTTTCTTTTGAGGTGGAAAAAGGAGAGGTCTTTGGATTTATAGGACCTAACGGAGCCGGGAAAACAACTACGATAAAGATAATGGCAGGCATAGCAAGGCCTACCTTTGGCAAAGTATTGGTCAGCGGGAATGACATTTCAGTTGATCCGGTAGCTGTAAAAAAGAACATTGGGCTTATCCCAGAGCATCCGTACATATATGAGAAACTTACAGGCAGGGAAGTCCTCTGGTTTGTTGGAAAGATGTTTGGCATGGATAACAGGGAAATAAAACTACGTTGCGATGAGATTCTATCCTATTTCAATCTATCCACTAAAGCTGATGATGTTGTTGGGAACTATTCCCATGGGATGAAGCAGAAACTTGTTATTGCCTCCTCTCTTATTCATTCTCCTGAACTTTTAATCATTGATGAACCAATGGTGGGACTTGATCCAAAGAGCGCAAGGCAGATAAAGAATATCATCAGAACAATGGCTGATGGAGGTGGTACAGTTTTTATGTCAACGCACACACTTGAACTTGCTGAATCAATATGTGACAGGATAGCTGTGATAAACCGGGGCGAAATAATTGCTACAGGAACCATGAATGAACTTCAGGAGCTTTCAGGGAGCACCGGAGAAAGGCTTGAGGAAATATATCTTACTCTTACAGAAGAGTCTTCAGATGACAAAATAGAAAGCTGA